A genomic stretch from bacterium includes:
- a CDS encoding DNA internalization-related competence protein ComEC/Rec2, whose amino-acid sequence MFFIKKFHFPTNIFLLLSIISIGVLLHEGHSRFLYSNSLNKYVGHKVVLIGDVAQPVEITEDRINLIIHTEKVITDKVLKVNGLVLVNIKKEKKCKFEYGDKVQFRGKLKLSTGLRNPCGFDYQKYLARKKIHIVVWIYEQKEIVKLGRGKFNPIFMFAYKIRDKASSVIYKILPDKPFACASLLDGVLLGKRSQLPDEVEGWFRDTGTIHILAISGFNVGLIGLIFFFIFHRLICLPKRTSSIFTLFVLIIFAIVTGASPSVVRAVIMAGTIIIGLIIDRETNIYHNLALAALLVLLHNPLTLFDIGFQLSFVAVFSLFYFTPFIEPKLWFLPKYLAKLIATSVAVQIGLSPILIFYFNKLSLITVLANIIVVPLVSIILILGLAIAFIGMIFIPLANLIGIATSYIITSLLVCVFFFARIPYAYIYLATPTFFDIGSYYLILWAITRHKRIGTTKVIIGILILINIFLWTGGVVKNSSRIMKVTFLDVGQGDAIFLEFPEGSNMLIDGGPSGFFDAGERIILPFLTSKGILNLDVVIVSHNDIDHYGGLLSVLKNFKVRKFVLSNGIENQELSRIIKEKGICHKVVKRGDKISGYPGIEIYILHPSDIMAESSDNNNSVVVKILFNKISFLFAGDIEKEAQKKLLPFKEMLSAMVLKIPHHGSRNAYYSEFITEVNPEIGIIQVGRDNRFNFPHKEVIAGYEKIGTKIYQTDIHGAVTVKTDGEKIWVKTIYFQ is encoded by the coding sequence ATCTTCTTTATAAAAAAATTCCATTTCCCAACCAATATCTTTCTCCTTTTAAGCATAATATCGATAGGAGTATTGCTTCATGAGGGACATTCAAGATTTTTGTATTCTAACTCCCTGAATAAGTATGTTGGACATAAAGTAGTTTTAATTGGCGATGTTGCACAACCAGTAGAAATAACCGAAGATAGGATAAATTTAATTATCCATACAGAAAAAGTTATAACGGATAAGGTGCTAAAAGTCAATGGGCTTGTTTTAGTAAATATTAAAAAAGAAAAGAAATGTAAATTTGAGTATGGCGATAAAGTCCAATTCAGGGGTAAATTAAAATTGTCCACTGGACTGCGAAATCCTTGTGGATTTGATTACCAGAAATATTTAGCCCGAAAGAAAATACACATAGTTGTCTGGATTTATGAGCAGAAAGAGATTGTCAAATTAGGGCGAGGGAAATTTAATCCTATTTTTATGTTTGCCTACAAAATCAGAGATAAGGCAAGCAGTGTCATTTATAAAATTTTACCTGATAAACCGTTTGCCTGCGCCTCTCTTTTAGATGGTGTTTTATTAGGAAAACGCTCCCAGTTACCTGATGAAGTTGAAGGTTGGTTCAGGGATACAGGAACAATTCATATCTTAGCCATATCTGGTTTCAATGTGGGATTAATTGGATTAATATTCTTTTTTATTTTTCATCGGTTGATTTGTTTGCCAAAACGCACATCGTCAATTTTTACGCTCTTTGTGCTCATTATTTTTGCTATTGTGACCGGGGCAAGTCCCTCGGTTGTCCGCGCCGTGATTATGGCTGGAACAATCATCATTGGTTTAATTATCGACCGGGAAACAAATATTTACCATAACCTCGCTTTAGCGGCATTACTTGTTTTATTACATAATCCCTTGACATTATTTGACATAGGATTCCAATTGTCTTTTGTTGCAGTTTTTAGTTTATTCTATTTTACCCCTTTTATTGAGCCAAAATTATGGTTTCTGCCAAAATATTTAGCCAAACTTATCGCTACCTCTGTTGCCGTCCAGATTGGTCTATCTCCTATCCTTATATTTTATTTTAATAAACTATCATTAATCACTGTTTTAGCCAACATAATTGTTGTCCCGTTAGTCAGCATCATATTAATTCTTGGTCTGGCAATAGCCTTTATCGGAATGATATTCATTCCGCTGGCTAATTTGATTGGCATAGCTACTTCCTACATCATTACAAGTTTGTTGGTCTGTGTCTTTTTCTTTGCCCGGATACCCTATGCTTATATTTATCTTGCTACCCCAACCTTTTTCGATATTGGTAGTTATTACCTTATCTTATGGGCAATAACCAGGCATAAAAGGATTGGGACAACAAAGGTTATTATTGGGATTTTAATCTTAATTAACATATTTTTATGGACCGGCGGGGTAGTAAAAAACTCATCCAGGATAATGAAGGTTACATTTCTGGATGTAGGTCAAGGAGATGCGATTTTCCTGGAGTTTCCTGAAGGCAGTAATATGCTCATAGATGGAGGACCATCGGGATTTTTTGATGCAGGCGAAAGGATTATTTTACCTTTCCTCACAAGTAAAGGGATATTAAATTTAGATGTCGTCATTGTCAGTCATAATGACATTGACCATTATGGTGGCTTATTGTCGGTACTCAAGAATTTTAAAGTCAGAAAGTTTGTTCTGAGTAATGGCATTGAAAACCAGGAATTATCCCGGATAATTAAAGAAAAAGGCATTTGTCATAAAGTGGTTAAAAGAGGTGACAAAATTAGCGGTTATCCAGGAATAGAAATTTATATCCTGCATCCTTCGGACATTATGGCTGAAAGTTCAGATAATAATAATTCAGTAGTAGTAAAAATATTGTTCAATAAAATAAGTTTTTTGTTTGCAGGAGATATTGAAAAAGAAGCACAAAAAAAATTATTGCCTTTTAAAGAAATGCTTTCTGCAATGGTATTGAAAATACCTCATCATGGAAGCAGAAATGCTTATTACTCAGAATTTATCACGGAAGTCAATCCAGAAATAGGCATAATACAGGTAGGTAGAGATAATAGATTTAATTTTCCCCATAAAGAAGTTATAGCAGGTTATGAAAAAATAGGAACTAAAATTTATCAAACAGATATTCATGGGGCGGTAACTGTTAAGACCGATGGGGAAAAAATTTGGGTAAAAACAATATATTTCCAGTAA